The following proteins are co-located in the Cutaneotrichosporon cavernicola HIS019 DNA, chromosome: 3 genome:
- a CDS encoding uncharacterized protein (Haloacid dehalogenase-like hydrolase): MQGRVRLVLFDVFDTLCTPRLPVHEQYAIEACKAGLNVTPERVRAGFRPAFKEMNAIHPVYGKHSNPPLTPEGWWTDLIHKCMAHAGASERDLDRVGPTLAHSILQRFESTEGYIDFPETLDVLRGLRELGVPTSVVSNSDPRILLSLDALEISQFISCGPTLSWDVEAGKPDKRIYEAACKACGVEPGPGVIMVGDELEADYRGSVAAGLEGRLVRRHGEWSDGAVRGHAEDLEGVHVIRSLTEVLDEVKRRNAE; the protein is encoded by the exons ATGCAGGGGCGCGTCCGGCTCGTCCTGTTCGACGTGTTCG ACACGCTCTGCACACCACGTCTACCAGTGCACGAACAGTATGCCATCGAGGCGTGCAAAGCTGGGCTCAACGTCACTCCGGAGCGGGTGCGGGCTGGCTTCCGGCCGGCGTTCAAGGAGATGAACGCTATCCATCCCGTGTATGGGAAACACTCGAACCCGCCCCTCACACCTGAGGGCTGGTGGACCGACCTCATTCACAAGTGCATGGCGCATGCCGgggcgagcgagcgagaCCTAGACAGGGTCGGGCCCACGCTCGCTCACTCCATCTTACAGCGCTTCGAGTCGACTGAGGGGTACATTGACTTTCCAGAGACGTTGGATGTTT TACGCGGCCTGCGCGAACTTGGGGTGCCAACATCGGTCGTGTCGAATTCGGACCCAAGAATTCTCCTCTCGCTCGATGCCCTCGAGATCTCCCAGTTCATCTCGTGTGGTCCCACACTGAGCTGGGACGTCGAAGCTGGCAAGCCCGACAAGCGGATCTACGAGGCTGCGTGCAAGGCGTGTGGTGTTGAGCCTGGGCCAGGTGTTATCATGGTCGGAGATGAACTTGAGGC CGACTACCGCGGATCCGTCGCGGCGGGCCTAGAGGGTCGCCTTGTCCGGCGTCATGGCGAGTGGTCGGACGGAGCAGTACGCGGGCACGCAGAGGACTTGGAGGGTGTGCATGTCATTCGTAGCCTCACTGAGGTGCTGGATGAGGTGAAGCGGCGGAACGCTGAGTAA
- a CDS encoding uncharacterized protein (Alpha/beta hydrolase family) — MKDHFKSADDVRIPHPDHVPIPTDRAMMDARKINPMDAAHVMDFGNLALGHPTASHKNVWLVDLAVNVYGLEEIKGSNRPISVVMLAHGWANKAKQMGAMASGLVGESLRLAREGDREVTHDMLVVTLDQRNHGDRRRNPDGLSTYRHPMRPADMLTVVTGGVHDYQLVMDFLGSYLFPLDERVITRWMASGVSMGGHVAWRLLRDDPRVRVGVPIVSIPPEKLGTLLTIASEREGTLGTAVKPYPASLRRVYERATPPGAYMGKKILCLYGEVDAMVPYALGAEALKGVMEEYPGDVQFWIQEERGHVCTPEMVQRAALWFWRWGTSA; from the exons ATGAAGGACCATTTCAAGAGCGCGGATGACGTTCGCATTCCGCATCCAGACCACGTCCCAATTCCAACAGACCGCGCGATGATGGACGCCCGCAAGATCAACCCCATGGACGCGGCTCATGTCATGGACTTTGGTAACCTTGCCCTTGGACACCCGACCGCGTCGCACAAGAATGTATGGCTCGTGGATCTTGCCGTCAACGTCtacggcctcgaggagatcaaAGGCAGCAACCGGCCGATctcggtggtg atgCTCGCCCACGGATGGGCCaacaaggccaagcagaTGGGGGCCATGGCCTCgggcctcgtcggcgagtcTCTGCGCCTGGCGCGGGAAGGTGATCGCGAGGTGACGCACGACATGCTCGTTGTAACCCTCGACCAGAGGAACCACGGCGACCGCAGGCGCAACCCCGACGGCCTCAGCACCTACCGCCACCCAATGCGGCCAGCAGACATGTTGACCGTCGTCACAGGTGGCGTACACGACTACCAGCTGGTGATGGACTTTCTCGGATCCTACCTCTTcccgctcgacgagcgtgtCATCACGCGTTGGATGGCGAGCGGTGTCAGCATGGGTGGACACGTGGCCTGGCGCCTCCTTCGCGACGATccgcgcgtgcgcgtcgGTGTGCCTATCGTGAGCATTCCGCCCGAGAAGCTCGGCACACTCCTCACCATCGCCTCCGAGCGTGAGGGTACATTGGGGACAGCGGTCAAGCCATACCCCGCCTCTTTGCGGAGGGTTTATGAGCGCGCAACCCCACCCGGCGCGTATATGGGCAAGAAGATTCTGTGTCTCTAcggtgaggtcgacgccatgGTTCCCTACGCGCTCGGTGcggaggcgctcaagggcgTCATGGAGGAGTATCCGGGCGACGTCCAGTTCTGGAtccaggaggagagggggcACGTGTGCACGCCCGAGATGGTACAGCGAGCAGCGCTCTGGTTCTGGCGATGGGGGACGTCTGCGTAG
- the GCN2 gene encoding uncharacterized protein (Anticodon binding domain of tRNAs): MPEPNKLAQEEELAILRSIFGDDWKDIPPKKTAWGTESEQGWWEVALRGNEEPRVRIRLKGRFPKNYPATAPPLLYLLEPIKLTAEHVRKLQRALDEKAKSFVGGPAYIFDLTDFISLWMDKNHVPLPKPGEPEPTLMEEMAIREEAQRAAEEAQKQSEREHRLAAEAEQKRVLNERIQLDASRKEERVRQALIDQNRRQREERVSALADGEFEMRELVLKEPISVDGYQGKWAKWSVFAGRREQLWTSYTAEPVSADKDPNFAKVSTPTVTVQVVDFTNRYYNGAHGQKRIDTLISELSRLMEVRSPHVARVFAVEKTKSHKGWERLIVVVERVPEAGRLRTWLPKDGFGEDLAKEYMIQILEGLSECHNAYSMQKQLDCDLVLLSAGDDDDIRVKISGTGYAKRWSPDEIDAPYTYTPKRDIWQAGLVLLQMLFGRNCLWTYHDLPTLLQHAPGGVSTSVADLLKGMIQPVTRRRFTADEALKRLRAVGEETTTRPPRSLPMSQTASGTGIVSTASSFHPDLFSKSPGQGSFYYPPVPAGSLRYSRYRQDFEEVEFLGKGGFGEVVKARNKLDGRPYAIKKVKLSPEDDVHRVLREVNALSRVSHQYIVRYYSCWLEDVGLSDGPDGDDSSAIQSSVNSSAVNSSNASSESDIFAVKFDDFDKSISRRDLSKSASFPRIRFADDDDDDDDDDEENGDGEISDDDSDSDSSGWASEHTVADPSASVPRQTRTQPLAISKPSTKYSTSYTGTTDNDDSVQRILYIQMEFVEKQTLREAISAGLNEDECWRLLVQMLQALAHMSTSGIVHRDLKPSNILLDANGNVKIADFGLSTTDLPAADLPIGQMELSTEDVDRTSNIGTSSYIAPEADMYSLGVIFFEMCYAFKTGMERVNVLGALRSKDVVFPDEWPPSKMPKQREIISLLMCHDPSMRPQATQLLSGPLVPTINMGEQFYDSVIAEITNPRSEKYPALIDALFETDAKSKYHMDNRTEDYTYDNEHDDTLFSWQTVVNGRIKKLFRRHGAMEVYLPLLLPETTLLKPYPERSPVRLLDSGGRFVRLPSSNLVGMARSTSRQRIERIKRYAATQRYTELPAGGQPGTHTELCHESILAALLSTCPSQMRSKVLKAFKGPATGVAFGHSRPSLSSISGLPSNCIYDIEKVSPVDEFDAVKEVLEETYPQLRRKFAFAFEEIQTTIRLARSSGVKRKILFRPTLSKHCEYYRGGIMFECVRNSKHSEVLGYGGRHDSLLDHFKDPGIISRPVHGVNLSIASDMLTRMVRKQELANAKDLLSKKKNADERSFGVWAPNRCDVYVSSTSAVTIGERLAMCGQLWRAGIRADLQYDDGRTLQQVIEECMDQSILYVVIIRGHRDEAKVIRVLTGKNSEESVSEDKLVGWLRAAIDGQRRIDQAYADGTTPIVKNQAKEAQEQQLTTRVTNVEINLVLPPEPFTTRGVKNKATRKYRHGTKSVYYEKADEFAASVKSTLPVIGVDLAPDLLSTMALETAWITDDEAWRTLTQPALPNSERGYAAEVRRAVVEHAKSTGGCVWLFSVRDARGFLLQLPAAPNHR, from the exons ATGCCTGAGCCCAACAAGCTCGCTCAGGAAGAGGAGCTCGCCATTCTCCGCTCCATATTTGGA GACGACTGGAAAGACATCCCACCCAAGAAGACAGCATGGGGCACTGAGAGCGAACAagggtggtgggaggtTGCGCTTCGCGGAAACGAGGAGCCGCGCGTACGGATCAGGTTGAAGGGTCGCTTCCCCAAG AACTACCCCGCCACAGCCCCACCATTACTCTACTTACTTGAACCCATCAAACTCACCGCCGAACATGTCCGCAAGCTCCAGCGtgccctcgacgagaaggccaAGTCCTTCGTCGGTGGGCCCGCCTACATATTTGAC CTGACCGACTTCATCTCTTTGTGGATGGACAAGAACCACGTCCCGCTGCCCAAGCCAGGCGAGCCAGAACCGACActgatggaggagatggctatccgagaagaagcgcagcGTGCT gccgaggaggcaCAGAAGCAGTCGGAACGAGAACATCGGCTGGCAGCAGAAGCAGAACAGAAGCGCGTCCTAAACGAGCGcatccagctcgacgcgtcgcgcaaAGAAGAACGCGTGCGCCAGGCTCTCATCGATCAGAACCGCAGGCAACGGGAAGAGCGCGTGTCGGCCCTGGCGGATGGAGAGTTTGAgatgcgcgagctcgttctCAAAGAGCCAATCTCCGTCGACGGTTACCAAGGCAAGTGGGCCAAGTGGTCCGTATTcgctggccgccgcgaACAACTGTGGACATCGTACACCGCCGAGCCCGTGTCCGCTGACAAGGACCCCAATTTCGCCAAAGTGTCCACGCCTACCGTCACTGTCCAGGTTGTCGATTTCACCAACCGCTACTACAACGGCGCCCACGGCCAGAAACGGATCGACACGCTCATCAGCGAGTTATCTCGTCTCATGGAAGTGCGCTCACCGCACGTCGCCCGCGTCTTTGCCGTCGAGAAGACCAAGAGCCACAAGGGATGGGAGCGTCTCATTGTagtcgtcgagcgtgtccCAGAGGCGGGCCGGTTGCGGACGTGGTTGCCTAAGGATGGGTTCGGGGAGGACCTGGCGAAG GAGTACATGATCCAGATCCTCGAAGGATTGTCAGAGTGCCACAATGCTTACTCCATGCAGAAGC AACTGGACTGTGATCTCGTCCTCTTGAgcgctggcgacgacgacgacattcGCGTCAAGATCTCCGGGACTGGATACGCCAAAAG GTGGTCTCCAGACGAGATCGATGCGCCTTACACGTATACGCCCAAGCGGGACATTTGGCAAGCGGGCCTGGTCCTGCTGCAGATGCTCTTCGGCCGGAACTGCTTGTGGACATACCATGACTTACCAACACTCCTCCAACATG CACCCGGCGGAgtctcgacctcggtgGCGGATTTGTTGAAGGGGATGATACAACCTGTGACCCGGCGACGGTTTACGGCTGACGAGGCGTTGAAGCGGCTACGTGCAGTCGGGGAGGAGACCACTACCCGTCCACCCCGTTCGCTGCCAA TGAGCCAAACTGCTTCCGGCACCGGGATCGTGTCCACCGCTTCCAGCTTTCATCCTGATTTGTTTAGCAAGTCACCGGGACAAGGCAGTTTCTACTACCCGCCTGTGCCCGCAGGCTCCTTGCGTTATTCACGCTACCGTCAAGACtttgaggaggtcgagttTCTT GGTAAAGGGGGTTTCGGCGAAGTCGTCAAAGCGCGGAACAAGCTGGATGGCCGTCCCTACGCGATCA AGAAGGTCAAGCTTAGTCCCGAGGATGATGTCCATCGCGTTCTCCGAGAGGTCAACGCCCTGTCGCGCGTCAGCCATCAGTACATCGTACGATACTACAGCTGTTGGCTTGAAGATGTTGGGCTATCAGACGGGCCGGATGGTGATGACTCATCGGCCATCCAGTCGTCTGTCAACTCGTCCGCCGTCAATTCGTCCAACGCGTCGTCCGAGAGCGACATCTTTGCTGTCAAGTTTGACGACTTTGACAAGTCCATATCGCGACGAGACCTCTCGAAGAGCGCTTCCTTCCCGCGTATCCGCTTCGCtgacgacgatgatgacgatgacgatgatgacgaggagaatggtgacggcgagatcagcgacgatgacagcgacagcgacagcaGCGGGTGGGCGAGTGAGCACACGGTGGCCGACCCCTCAGCCTCGGTACCCAGGCAGACACGGACGCAGCCGCTTGCTATCTCCAAGCCCTCGACCAAGTACTCAACTTCGTACACAGGAACCACCGACAATGACGACTCGGTCCAGAGAATCCTCTACATTCAGATGGAGTTCGTGGAGAAGCAGACTCTCAGAGAGGCGATCAGCGCTGGCCTCAATGAGGACGAGTGCTGGCGCCTGCTGGTCCAGATGCTTCAAGCCCTGGCACacatgtcgacgtcgggcATCGTCCATCGCGACCTGAAGCCATCCAACATTCTTTTAGACGCTAACGGGAATGTCAAGATTGCGGATTTCGGCCTCTCC ACGACGGATCTGCCCGCGGCAGACTTACCTATTGGCCAGATGGAGCTGTCCACTGAGGATGTCGATCGCACCTCAAACATCGGCACGAGCTCGTACATTGCGCCCGAG GCCGACATGTACTCTCTTGGCGTCATATTCTTTGAGATGTGCTATGCCTTCAAAACTGGCATGGAACGCGTTAACGTGCTCGGTGCACTCCGTTCCAAAGACGTGGTCTTCCCAGATGAGTGGCCTCCCAGCAAGATGCCCAAGCAGCGCGAGATCATCTCGTTGCTGATGTGCCACGACCCATCCATGCGCCCTCAAGCAACGCAGTTGCTTAGCGGTCCGCTAGTGCCCACGATCAACATGGGCGAGCAGTTCTACGACAGCGTCATTGCCG AAATCACCAACCCGCGCTCAGAGAAATACCCCGCACTGATCGATGCCCTGTTCGAGACGGACGCCAAGTCCAAGTACCACATGGACAACCGTACCGAGGACTACACGTACGACAACGAGCACGACGATACCCTCTTCTCGTGGCAGACTGTTGTCAATGGCCGGATCAAGAAGTTGTTCCGTCGCCATGGTGCCATGGAGGTGTACCTcccgctgctgctgccggAAACGACCCTTCTCAAACCCTATCCAGAACGCTCCCCAGTGCGACtgctcgactcgggcgGCAGGTTTGTGAGGCTACCGTCGTCCAATCTCGTTGGCATGGCTCGTTCCACTTCACGCCAGAGGATTGAACGTATCAAGCGCTATGCCGCCACTCAGCGCTATACCGAGCTCCCAGCAGGAGGCCAGCCCGGCACGCACACTGAGCTGTG CCACGAGAGCA ttctcgccgcgctgctCTCTACTTGCCCATCCCAAATGCGCTCCAAAGTCCTCAAGGCTTTCAAGGGACCTGCGACTGGTGTCGCGTTTGGTCACTCACGGCCGTCGCTTTCATCGATCTCAGGGCTTCCCTCTAACTGCATTTACGATATCGAAAAGGTCAGCCCCGTGGATGAGTTTgacgccgtcaaggaggtgcTGGAGGAAACGTATCCGCAGTTGAGGCGCAAGTTTGCCTTCGCTTTTGAAGAGATTCAGACCACGatccgcctcgctcgctcCAGTGGCGTGAAGCGTAAGATTCTCTTCAGACCCACTCTGTCCAAACACTGCGAGTATTACCGTGGTGGTATTATGTTCGAGTGCGTGCGCAACAGCAAGCACAGTGAGGTCCTTGGGTACGGTGGACGTCATGACTCGTTGCTCGACCACTTCAAGGACCCAGGAATCATCTCCCGGCCGGTGCACGGCGTCAACCTCTCCATCGCCTCTGACATGCTTACTCGCATGGTACGCAAGCAGGAGCTTGCCAACGCCAAAGATCTGTTGTCCAAGAAGAAGAATGCAGACGAACGGTCGTTTGGCGTCTGGGCACCGAAT CGCTGCGATGTTTACGTCTCGTCAACCTCAGCAGTCACCatcggcgagcgcctcgcgaTGTGCGGACAGCTCTGGCGAGCGGGGATTAGAGCCGACCTGCAGTACGACGATGGCCGCACGCTTCAGCAAGTGATCGAGGAGTGCATGGACCAGAGTATCCTCtacgtcgtcatcatccgAGGCCACAGGGACGAAGCCAAAGTGATCCGTGTCCTGACTGGCAAGAACTCGGAAGAGTCAGTCTCCGAGGATAAGCTCGTCGGGTGGCTCCGGGCCGCTATCGACGGCCAGCGCCGCATCGACCAGGCGTATGCCGATGGTACGACTCCGATAGTCAAGAaccaggccaaggaggcgcaGGAACAGCAGCTCACAACACGCGTGACCAACGTGGAAATCAACCTTGTCCTGCCGCCCGAGCCGTTCACCACACGTGGCGTCAAGAACAAGGCTACTCGCAAGTACCGTCACGGCACCAAATCGGTGTACTATGAGAAGG CGGACGAATTCGCGGCTAGCGTCAAGTCTACACTGCCGGTCATCGGTGTCGACCTTGCTCCCGACTTGCTGTCAACAATGGCCTTGGAGACAGCGTGGATcacggacgacgaggcgtgGCGCACCCTCACGCAGCCTGCCCTCCCAAACTCGGAGCGCGGGTATGCCGCAGAGGTGCGCCGTGCCGTTGTCGAACACGCCAAGAGCACGGGTGGCTGCGTTTGGCTGTTCTCTGTGCGCGATGCGCGG GGGTTCCTCCTGCAGCTCCCGGCTGCGCCCAACCATCGATAG
- the CDC54 gene encoding uncharacterized protein (minichromosome maintenance proteins), with product MSTPRANRTPRSGRHLASTPAASTPARNTPAVHRHTSPVQWPQTSDAPTPATGSSLHFPTSPVGPTPSSRPNAPQSDGREPLFFPSDISDVGAPTPTRRRRGDIHASTPSHRRYTARRRDPMGMTAEELDAEDPSTPRPRRTGDPASTRTYSGAADSEGDDGINDEDFQKIIWGTDVSLASVINSFREFIEGFKPKYRRDYNEQVAKEIVEAGGIAPLPIPLYENLTPTQEDTPLYEGYIQQMYETDQECLNLDLLNIVAWPPSKKLYKQCLNYPQEVIPALDTVLTDMMQTTAANKVKEVEELYRQGQVSSSELERVKKVHSDYHGPEKIFRVRPFGGERTINMRDLNPGDTDKLIAVKGLVIRATPVIPDMQTAFFRCCVCQHVTTVAIDRGRIREPTRCPRDACKSQASMILIHNRCTFMDKQVIRLQETPDAVPDGQTPHTVSLCVYDELVDLVKPGDRVVVTGIFRSIPVRLNPRQRSIKALFKTYVDCVHVKRTNVGRMGYDPSTRDSKVKPSGVGVGGEDDDLEILQGTVPDDEDNDIDMNYSAAEKMQQDLIELSHHPDIYDMLARSMAPSIYEMDDVKKGILLQLFGGTNKSIATGGGGGGPRYRGDINVLMVGDPGTSKSQILQYVHKIAPRGVYTSGKGSSAVGLTAYVTRDPDSKQLVLESGALVLSDGGVCCIDEFDKMSDATRSVLHEVMEQQTVSIAKAGIITTLNARTSILAAANPIGSKYNPKLPVPANIDLPPTLISRFDLLYLVLDKVDEMNDRRLAAHLVGLYLEDRPETLGEDILTVDKLTAYITYARQKIHPQLTEEASDALVAAYVEMRKAGEDTRGQERRITATTRQLESMIRLSEAHARMRFSNLVELQDVREANRLIRAALRESATDPLTGQIDLDLITTGAGVSARRQRADLKREVIKVADDAGGRGIRWSAAIRALESQSSVPIDHAEFAEAVAALRDEGVVQVIGERERRTIRRIGAE from the exons ATGTCGACCCCGCGCGCGAACCGCACGCCGCGTTCAGGCAGGCATCTGGCGTCTACGCCCGCTGCATCCACCCCTGCAAGGAACACGCCAGCTGTACACCGCCATACCTCCCCAGTCCAGTGGCCCCAGACCTCTG ATGCGCCAACCCCAGCAACTGGGTCGTCTCTCCACTTCCCCACTTCCCCCGTTGGTCCAACGCCCTCAAGCAGGCCAAATGCTCCACAAAGTGATGGACGGGAACCCCTGTTCTTCCCTTCGGATATCTCGGATGTGGGCGCTCCCACCCCtacgcgccgccgccgcggtgACATCCACGCATCCACACCTTCCCATCGCCGTTATACGGCACGGCGCCGCGACCCGATGGGCATGACGGCAGAAGAGCTTGATGCTGAGGACCCGTCCACCCCACGACCCAGGCGCACCGGCGATCCCGCGTCGACACGCACGTACTCGGGCGCGGCGGacagcgagggcgatgacggTATCAATGACGAAGACTTCCAGAAGATCATCTGGGGAACGGATGTGTCGCTCGCATCCGTGATCAACTCGTTCCGCGAGTTCATCGAGGGGTTCAAGCCCAAGTACCGCCGCGACTACAACGAGCAGGTCGCCAAGGAgatcgtcgaggccggcggcaTCGCCCCGCTACCGATTCCGTTGTATGAAAATCTCACGCCTACGCAGGAAGACACCCCGCTGTACGAGGGTTACATCCAGCAGATGTATGAGACGGACCAAGAGtgcctcaacctcgacctgctcaATATCGTGGCATGGCCCCCCAGCAAGAAACTCTACAAGCAGTGCCTCAACTACCCCCAGGAAGTGATCCCTGCACTCGACACTGTGCTCACCGACATGATGCAGACGACTGCGGCGAACAAGGTGAAAGAGGTTGAGGAACTGTACCGACAAGGCCAGGTCTCCAGTTCCGAACTCGAACGGGTTAAGAAAGTCCACAGTGACTATCACGGCCCAGAGAAGATCTTCCGCGTCCGCCCGTTCGGCGGCGAGAGGACCATCAACATGCGCGACCTCAACCCGGGTGACACAGACAAGCTCATTGCCGTCAAGGGTCTTGTGATCCGCGCGACGCCCGTCATCCCAGACATGCAGACGGCGTTCTTCCGCTGCTGCGTTTGTCAGCACGTCACCACCGTAGCGATTGATCGTGGCCGCATCCGCGAGCCAACTCGTTGTCCTCGTGATGCCTGCAAATCGCAGGCGTCCATGATCCTCATCCACAACCGCTGCACGTTCATGGACAAGCAGGTCATCCGCCTCCAGGAGACGCCCGACGCGGTGCCGGACGGCCAGACGCCCCATACCGTGTCGTTGTGCGTGtacgacgagctcgtcgacctcgtcaagccGGGtgatcgcgtcgtcgtgACTGGTATCTTCCGCAGCATTCCCGTGCGTCTCAATCCGCGCCAGCGCTCCATCAAGGCACTGTTTAAGACGTACGTCGACTGCGTGCATGTCAAGCGTACCAACGTTGGCCGTATGGGTTACGACCCGAGCACACGCGACTCCAAGGTCAAGCCGTCAGgtgtcggcgttggcggcgaggatgacgaccTGGAGATCCTGCAGGGCACAGTCcccgatgacgaggacaacgATATCGACATGAACTACTCGGCTGCTGAAAAGATGCAGCAGGACCTCATCGAGCTCTCGCACCACCCGGACATCTACGACATGCTTGCGCGCTCAATGGCGCCGAGTATCTacgagatggacgacgtCAAGAAGGGAATCTTGCTGCAGCTCTTCGGCGGCACTAACAAGAGCATCGCCactggcggtggtggcggcgggccgCGGTACCGTGGTGACATCAACGTCCTCATGGTCGGTGACCCGGGTACCTCCAAGTCGCAGATCCTGCAG TACGTCCACAAGATCGCCCCCCGTGGTGTGTACACCTCGGGTAAGGGTTCATCAGCTGTCGGTCTCACGGCGTACGTCACGCGCGACCCAGATTCGAAGCAGCTCGTGCTCGAATCTGGTGCGCTCGTGCTCTCGGACGGTGGCGTCTGCTGCATCGATGAATTTGACAAGATGtcggacgcgacgcgaAGTGTGCTGCACGAAGTCATGGAGCAGCAGACCGTCTCGATCGCCAAGGCGGGCATCATCACGACGCTCAATGCGCGCACGTCGATTCTGGCCGCTGCCAACCCCATCGGGTCCAAGTACAACCCGAAGCTGCCCGTTCCGGCCAACATCGATCTTCCCCCGACGCTCATCTCGCGTTTCGACCTGCTCTACCTCGTGCtggacaaggtcgacgagatgaaCGACCGGCGTCTTGCTGCCCATCTTGTCGGTCTGTACCTTGAGGACCGGCCTGAAacgctcggcgaggacattTTGACCGTCGACAAGCTGACGGCGTACATCACGTATGCTCGGCAGAAGATCCACCCTCAGCTCACAGAGGAGGCGTCGGACGCCCTCGTGGCCGCGTACGTCGAGATGCGcaaggcgggcgaggacacGCGCGGTCAAGAGCGTCGCATCACGGCCACCACTCGTCAGCTCGAGTCCATGATCCGCCTATCAGAGGCTCATGCGCGCATGCGCTTCAGCAACTTGGTCGAGCTCCAGGACGTGCGCGAGGCGAACCGCCTAATCCGTGCGGCTCTCCGCGAGTCCGCGACCGACCCGCTTACAGGCCAAATTGACCTGGATCTCATCACGACGGGTGCGGGTGTGTctgctcgacgccagcgcgccgacctGAAGCGTGAAGTCATCAAGGTCGCTGACGACGCCGGCGGCCGCGGTATTCGCTGGAGCGCGGCGAtccgcgcgctcgagagcCAGAGCTCTGTGCCGATCGACCACGCAGAGttcgccgaggccgtggctgcgctgcgcgacgagggtgtCGTGCAGGTCATTGGTGAGCGGGAGCGTAGGACGATCCGGCGCATCGGCGCCGAGTAG